The DNA window GCTCGCTGGCCGCACTGGTCGAAACCGCGTTGGTGATGAGCTTTCGCCTCTCCAACGACAATCCGGATGGACAGCGCCACTCCTTGCCGCTGCATCGCGAGGTCGCCGAGAAGATCGCCGCCGGCGACGCGCTCGGTGCGCAGAAAGCGTTGCTGGTGCTCATCGACAATGCCGAGGACGACGTGCGCCGCAGCGTCGAGAACCGCAACAAACGCCGCAACGATCGGGGCCAGCAATCGTGACCGACACCAAACGCAAACTGCGGTCCGAAGCCTGGTTCGGCGGTGAAGGCAAGAACGCCTTCATGCACCGCAGCTGGATGAAGAACCAGGGCATCCCGGCAGACGCTTTCGACGGCCGCCCGGTGATCGGCATCTGCAACACATGGTCCGAATTGACCCCGTGCAACGCGCATCTCCGCGCCTTGGCCGACCACGTCAAGCGCGGCGTCTATGAGGCCGGCGGCCTGCCGCTGGAGTTTCCGGTAATGTCGCTGGGCGAGAGCAACATGCGCCCGACCGCCATGCTGTTCCGCAATCTGGTGAGCATGGATGTCGAGGAATCCATCCGCGGCAATCCCATCGACGGCGTGATCCTGCTGGTCGGCTGCGACAAGACCACGCCGGCGCTGCTGATGGGGGCTGCCTCGTGCAACCTGCCGACCATCACCGTCTCAGGCGGGCCGATGCTCAACGGCAAGTTTCGCGGACAAGACATAGGCTCGGGCACGCATGTGTGGAAATTCGCCGAGGAGGTGAAGGCGGGGCGCATGCCGGTCGCCGACTTCCTCGCCGCCGAGCAAGGCCAGAGCCGGTCGGCCGGCAGCTGCATGACGATGGGCACGGCTTCGACCATGGCCAGCATGGTGGAAGCACTCGGCATCGGCATGCCGGACAATGCCGCGATTCCGGCGGTGGATTCGCGCCGCGGCGTGCTTGCCCAACTGGCTGGACGCCAGATCGTCGAGCTCGTCCGCCGCGACGTGACGATAGCGCAGATCCTCACCAGGCAAGCGTTCGAGAATGCCATCCGCGTCAATGGCGCGATTGGCGGTTCGACCAATGCGGTGCTGCACCTGATCGCCATCGCAAACCGGGTTGGTGTCGATCTCAGCCTCGAGGACTGGGACCGTCTTGGCCGCGACGTTCCGACGATTGTCGACCTGATGCCGTCGGGCAGATTCCTGATGGAAGACTTCTACTATGCCGGGGGGCTAGCTGCGGTCATGGCGTCGCTTGATGAAGTGGGGCTTCTTCATCGCGACGTCATGACCGTCAGCGACAAGACGATCGGTGAATTGGTCGACGGCGCGCCCAATTACAACCGCGAGGTCATCCGTCCGCTGAGCGAACCGCTGACAGAGCAAGGCGGCATTTCGATCCTGCGCGGCAATCTGGCGCCCAACGGGGCGGTCATCAAGCCGTCGGCGGCGACGCCCGAGCTGATGCAGCATCGCGGCAAGGCTGTCGTCTTCGAGAACATCGAGCACTACTACGCCCGCATCGACGACCCGGAACTGGATATCGACGCCTCTTCGGTGATGGTGCTGAAGAACTGCGGACCGCGCGGCTATCCCGGCATGGCCGAGGTCGGCAACATGCCGCTGCCGGCCAAGCTGCTCAAGCAGGGCGTCTCCGACATGGTGCGCATTTCGGACGCACGCATGAGCGGCACGGCCTACGGCACCGTCGTGCTGCATGTGGCGCCTGAAGCGGCGGCAGGCGGCGCGCTGGCGCTGGTGCGCGACGGCGATCTCATCGAGCTCGACGTTGCCGGCCGCCGTCTGGAATTGCTGGTATCGGACGAGGAACTGGCGATCCGCCGTCTCGATTGGAAGCCGCCGGCACCGCCCGAAGGCGGCTACCAGAGCCTCTATGTCGAGCGTGTTCTGCAGGCCGACAAGGGCTGCGATTTCGACTTTCTCGTCGGCCGGCGCGATGCCGGCATTCCCCGGCATTCCCACTAGAGACGCACGATGACGGATCCAATCGGCAGCTACGCGACCTACCCAAGCCTAAAGGGCCGCAGCGTCTTCATCACCGGCGGCGGCAGCGGCATCGGTGAAAGCCTGGTACGCCATTTCTGCGCGCAAGGCAGCCGTGTGGCTTTCGTTGACCTGGCCGAGGAACCGTCCCGGCGGCTCGTCGATGCGATCGCGGCCGAAGGACATAGCGCACCGCTGTTCATTCCCTGCGACCTGCGCAATGTCGAAGAGCTGCAGGCAGCCACAACGCAGGCAGCACGGCACAATGGTCCGATCCAGGCGCTTTGCAACAATGCCGGCAATGACGACCGGCATCAAACCAAGGACGTCACGGTCGCCTATTGGGATGACCGCATGGCGGTCAATCTGCGCCACCAGTTCTTCGCTGCGCAGGCGGTGCGCCCGCAGATGAGTGCGCAGGGCGGCGGCTCGATCATCAATTTCGGCTCCATCACCTGGATGGTCGGCGATCCCGATTGCCCGGCCTATGTCACCGCCAAAGCCGCTGTCTACGGCATGACGCGGGCGCTGGCCCGTGAACTCGGCCCCGAGCGCATCCGAGTCAACTGCATGGTGCCCGGCTGGGTGATGACCGAGCGCCAGATGCGGCTGTGGCTGAACCCGGCCGGCGAACGCCAGATCGACGAAAGGCAGTGCCTGCCGGACCGGCTGCAGCCCTCCGATATCGCGCGCATGGCGCTGTTCCTCGCCGCCGACGACAGCCGCATGTGCACGAGCCAGCAGTTCATCGTCGATGCCGGCTGGGTGTAACCCGCGCGGCTCCAAGGGAAGAAGGGTATTTCATGCGTCTTGTTCAGTTCAGAATGCCGGATGGCAGCAGGCGGGTCGGCCGTGTTTCCGATGACGGCAACCGCCTGCATCCGCTCGAAAAGACGGCCAGCGTGCTGGACCTCGCCGAAGCGGCGATCGCCGAGGGTGTATCAATCGCCTCGCTGGTCGAGAAGCGGACGGGCGCCGCGACAGTCGACTATGACGAGCTGTTGCGCGATGGCCGCGTGCTCGCCCCGTTGGATCACCCGGAGCCGGCGCGGTTCCTGGTCACCGGCACCGGCCTGACCCACACCGGAAGTGCCGCCGCACGCAACCAGATGCATGTTCTGACGCATGGCGAAGGTGCCGAGGAATCCGATTCCTTGAAAATCTTCCGCATGGGGTTGGAGGGCGGTAAACCCGGCGCCGGCAAGATCGGCATCCAGCCCGAGTGGTTCTTCAAGGGCGTCGGCACCTGCATTGTGCCGCCTGGCGCGCCGCTGCCGATGCCGGCATTCGCGAAAGCCGGGGCAGAGGAAGCCGAGATCGTCGGACTTTACCTGAATGGTCCGGACGGCCATCCCCACCGCATCGGCTATGCGCTCGGAAACGAATACTCCGACCACGTGACGGAGGGCGAGAACTATCTCTACCTCGCGCATTCCAAGCTGCGCTCCTGCTCGATCGGCCCCGAACTGCTGATCGGCGAGCTGCCGAACGAAGTGCGCGGCTATTCACGCATCCTGCGCGACGGCACCGTCATCTGGGAGCAGGAATTCCTGTCGGGCGAGGCGCACATGTCGCACTCGATCGCCAACCTCGAGCATTTCCATTTCCGCTACCCGATGCACCGCAGGCCGGGTGACCTGCACGCCTATTTCTTCGGGGCGGCGGTGATGAGCTACGCCTCCGGCGTCAAGACGGCTTCCGGCGACGAGTATGAAATCCAGGCACAGACATTCGGCAAGCCGCTCCGCAACAGAATGGTGTCGGTGCCGGACGAGGGGCTGGTCACCGTCACCCAGCTGTGACGGCGAAAGTCCGACAATTACGGTCCACCAGAACGACAATGGGAGATTAAAAATGGGACTGAAGAAAGTGTTTCTAAGACTGGCGACAATCGGGCTCGGCATCGGCCTGATGACATCGGCCGCATTGGCCGCGAACCTGCGGGTTCTGGCTTGGGACGGCTACGCCGACCCGGATTGGGTGAAGGACTTCACGGCCGCCACCGGCATCGGCGTCGATGTCGTCTTCATCGGCAGCGACGACGAGATCTGGGCCAAGATCAAGGGCAGCGAAGGGCAGGATTTCGACGTCTTCGCCGTCAACACCGCCCAGTTGCAGCGCTACATCAAGGCCGATCTGGTGTCGCCGATCGACATCACCAAGCTGCCCAACCAGAAGGAAGTGCTGCCGCGCTTCCGTGACCTGTCGCAGGTCAGCGGCGACACCAAGGACGGCAAGGTCTACGGCATTCCCTTCTGCTTCGATTCCATCGGGCTGATCTACGACACCGACAAGGTCAAGCCGGCCCCGACTTCGATGTCGGTGCTCTGGGATCCGGCCTACAAGGGCAAGATCCTGGCCTATGACAATGGCGAACACAATTTCTCGTTCACCGCACTGACGCTCGGCTACAAGGATCCGTTCAACCTCAATGAGGAGCAGATGGCGGCGGTCAAGGCCAAGCTGGTCGAGCTCAAGCGCAATGTGCTGAGCTTCTACACCACCGCCGACGAGGCGCAGCAGATCTACCAGAACAATGACGTTGCCCTGATCTGGGCCAATTACGGCCAGCAGCAGGTCAAGGCACTGCAGAAGATCGGTGCCCACGTCGCCTACATCAATCCAAGCGAGGGAGCGCTGGCCTGGCTGGACAACTGGGTGATCTCCAAGGGCGTCCGCGACAATGCGGCGGCTGAGAAGTGGATCGACTTCATGCTGACGAAGAAGGTCAGCGGCGAGCTTTCCGAGCGCACCGGCTTCGGCAACACCGTGGTCGAGTCGAGCAGCGCCGGCAGCAACGACAAGCTGGTCTGGCTCAACAATGTCGAGGACCCGCTCAAGCGCTCGGATATGTGGAACGAGGTCAAGGCGACGCCCTGATCCTTTCCGCACCTGATTTCGAAGGACCCGGCGGTCCGGACGTACCGGACCGCCGCAGCGTATGCGAGACTATATCATGAACCAGAACACCGACCTGCTGACGCTGCGGTCCGTCTCGAAATCCTACGGCACGGTTCCCGTGCTGCACGACATCGACCTGTCGATCAAGGACGGTGAGTTCCTGACCGTTCTCGGGCCTTCGGGTTCGGGCAAGACGACCGTCCTGCGGCTGATCGGCGGGCTTGAGCCGCTGACGTCAGGCGAGATCCGCCTCGACGGTCAGGACATCAGCCGCATGCCGATCAACAAGCGGCCCTTCAACACCGTGTTCCAGGACTATGCGCTGTTCCCGCACATGACCGTTTCCGGCAATGTCGGATACGGGCTTTCGGTGCGCCATGTCCAGCGCAAGGAGATCGCGCGCCGTGTCGCGGAGGCGCTGGAACTGGTGCAGCTCGGTCGTTTCGCCGACCGCTTCCCGGCACAGCTTTCCGGGGGCCAGCGCCAGCGCGTCGCGCTCGCCCGCGCGCTGATCTGCCAGCCGCGCCTGATCCTGCTCGACGAGCCGCTCGCGGCACTCGACCTCGAATTGCGCCGGCAGATGCAGGAGTTCCTGAAATCCATCCAGCGCGAGATCAAGACCACCTTCCTGTTCGTCACCCATGACCAGGAGGAGGCGATCGGCATGGCCGACCGGATCTGCGTCATGCAGGCGGGGCACATCCGCCAGCTCGGCACGCCGCACGACCTCTATTACAAGCCGAATTGCGAGTTCGTGGCGCGCTTCTTCGGCGAGAACAACCTGGTGGCCGGGAAACTCGGTCCCGTCCAGGGCGACCTGCGATCGATCGAGACCGCGCTTGGGCGCCTTGTCTGTTCGATCGGCGGTCAGCCGCATTTGCAAGCCGCGCCGGATGGCGCCGCCGCCTTCGCGGCGTTCCGTCCCGAAGCCTTGCATCTTGCCGACGCCAAGGACAGCGGCAACCGCTTTTCCGGCACCATCGCGGACATGGCCTTTGCCGGCTCGTCAACCGTCGCCACGATCGCCTCGGATGCCGGCAATGCCGCGCAACGCCTGCGGCTGCGCATGCCGAGCCGGATCGGCGGCAGCGTGCTGAGATCCGGCGAGACGGTCTCGCTGTGCTTTGCGCCGCATGAAGGCCATCTGGTGCTGGCATGAGCGCGGCCGCAACGATACAGCCCCCAGAAAGGCGTTTGTCGCTGCTGGTGACGGTGCTGGCCTTCGCCTTGCCTGTGATCTTCGTGCTCGTGCCGCTGGCGATCTTCCTGGTCTACAGTTTCTTCAGCGTCGACCAGGGCACGATCGTCTACGCGCCGACGCTGGGCAACTATGTCAGGTTCTTCACCGACCCGATCTTTCTGCCCGTATTCTGGAACACCATCGTGCTGTGTTTGTCGGTGGCCGTCATCTGCATCCTGCTCGCCTATCCCGCCGCCTATTTCCTGACCACCCTCAGAGGGCGGTGGCGCTATGCCTTGCTGATGCTGCTGCTGGTGCCGCTGCTGATGAGCTACGTCATCAAGATCTACGCGATCCGCAGCATTCTCGGCCTCAACGGCTTCCTCAACAAGGCGCTGGTGGCGCTTGGCATATTGCAGCAGCCGTCGACGCTTTTCGTTTTCAACATGAACGCCATCCTGTTGACGCTGAGCCTGCTTTTGATCCCCTTCGCCATCCTGCCGATCTTCCTGTCGCTGGAGCGCATTCCGCAGACCTTGCTGCGCGCTTCCGATGATCTCGGCGCCAGCGGCCTGCAGACATTCCTGCGCATCACCTTGCCGCTCAGCCTGCCCGGCGTCGCCTCGGCGGCGAGCTTCGTCTTCGTGCTGGCGATCGGCGACTTCCTGACGCCGCAAATGGTCGGCGGGATCAGCGGCTTCACATTCGGGCGCATCCTCTACAGCCAATTCGGCACGGCCTATAACTGGCCGTTCGGCGCGGCACTCTCGGTGGCGCTGGCAATCGTGGTGATCTGCGCCATCCTCATCGGCGAACGCTTCGGACGCAGCCGGGGGACGTCGATATGAGCGCCCTGCCCCGGCCCGCCACCATCTTCCTGGCCGCGATCACAACGTTGGTCGCGGTGTTGCTCTACAGCCCGCTGTTCGTGCCGATCGTGTCGTCCTTCTTCACCATCTCGCATGGCGATGTCGACTGGTCGTCGCCCACCCTCTCGACCTATCGGGCGCTGGCCGGGAACGACGACATCCTGGCTGCCCTGCGCACCACGCTTATCGTCGGTATCTGCACCGTCATCCTTTCAGTGGTCAGCGGAACGCTGCTGGCGCTGTACTATCACGGCCGCCGTTCCGGACGGTCGATCCTGCAGTTCATCATCTTCCTGCCCTTCCTGATGCCGCCGATCATCAGCGGCCTTGCGCTGCTGATCTTCTTCCGCGAGATCGGCCTCGAGCGCTCGCTGCTGACGGTCGTCATCGGCCATACTGTCTTCGTGCTGGCGATCGTCTACCGAACCGTGCTGATGCGCCTGCAGTCGATGAGCCGCACGCTGGTCGAAGCGTCCTACGACCTCGGCGCCACCGGTTGGCAGACCTTCTGGCGCATCATCCTGCCGAACCTGTCGAGCGCGATGGTCGGCGGCGCCATCCTGGCCTTCGCGCTATCCTTCGACGAGACAATGATCACCATCCTGGTGACCGGCACGCAAAGCACGCTGCCGGTCAGGCTGTGGGCGATGATGCGGCTTGGTTTCTCACCCGACATCAATGCACTGGTGGCGCTGATCCTGATGTTCACCGTGCTGCTCTGCGTGCTCGCCGCCCGCTTCCTGATTCCCAGGCAGATGGCGGCGGAGCGGACCTGAGCTATCGAACGCGCATCATCGTTCGAAGGCCGTCGGATCGAGATCGAAGACACGCCCCCGATTGAGAATGTTCTTCGGATCGAGCGCCGTCTTCAGCCGCCGCATCGTGGCGATCTCGGTGTCGCTGCGGACCAGATGCAGCCACTGCTTCTTGTCGAGGCCGATGCCGTGCTCGGCCGAAACGGCGCCGCCCGCCACCGCCACGCCGCAATAGACGATGCCGTAGGCCGCCGCCGGATCGACAGTGCGCACCTGGTAATGCAGATTGCCATCGCCGAGATGGCCAAAGACATAGATGTCGGCGTTGGGGTCAAAGGCGCGGATCGCGGTCTCGGCTTCTTGCAGGAACGCCCCCATCCGTGCCAGCGGGATGCTGATGTCGACGCCAATTAGGCCTTTGATCGAAAACAGAACGCGATTGGCGTCCTCCCGCACGTCCCAAAGCGCCCGGAATTCGCGCGGCGACTGAGAGACGACGACATCATCGACCACGCCGTCCTCGACCGCCTGCATCAGGACTTCCGCGAAGCGCTCGCTGTCGCGTTCGGGCTCGCTGCCCTGAATCTCGGCCAGCACATAGACCGGAGAGCCGGCCGGCAACGGCGCCGACATCGCCATACTGCCAACCATGATGTCATAGAGCGGCGCGAAGTTGACCTCATAGGCGGACAATAAAGGGCCGAGCTTTTGCCGCAGCAGCCCAAGCAGGGCGATCGCCGCATCGAGCGAAGCGAGCGCGCAGAAGGCGTTCACCTCGGAGGCCGGCTTCGGATGCAGCCTGAGCGCGGCGCGGGTGACGACGCCGAGCGTCCCTTCCGCGCCGATGAAGAGCTGACCGAGGTCGTAGCCGGAATTGTCCTTGGGCAGCCCCTTAAGCGAGGACAGGACGCTGCCGTCGGCAAGCACGGCTTCCAGTCCCAGCACCTGCGCCCGGTACATGCCGTAGCGCAGCACACGGATGCCGCCGGCATTGGTGGCGATGTTGCCGCCGACCGTGGCCGAACCGCGCGCGCCGATATCGACGCCGAACATGAGCCCGGCACCATCCGCCACCTCTTGCACCGCCTGCAGCGTCACACCGGCTTCGGCGATGACGGTGGCGGCTTGAGCGTCCGGCGCGGCGAGGCCGCTCATGCGTTCCAGCGACAGCACGATCTCTCCAGGTTGGACGCGTGTGCCGCCGGCCAGCCCGGTGCGTCCGCCCTGGACGACGACCGGCTGGCCGAGA is part of the Mesorhizobium loti genome and encodes:
- a CDS encoding IlvD/Edd family dehydratase; protein product: MTDTKRKLRSEAWFGGEGKNAFMHRSWMKNQGIPADAFDGRPVIGICNTWSELTPCNAHLRALADHVKRGVYEAGGLPLEFPVMSLGESNMRPTAMLFRNLVSMDVEESIRGNPIDGVILLVGCDKTTPALLMGAASCNLPTITVSGGPMLNGKFRGQDIGSGTHVWKFAEEVKAGRMPVADFLAAEQGQSRSAGSCMTMGTASTMASMVEALGIGMPDNAAIPAVDSRRGVLAQLAGRQIVELVRRDVTIAQILTRQAFENAIRVNGAIGGSTNAVLHLIAIANRVGVDLSLEDWDRLGRDVPTIVDLMPSGRFLMEDFYYAGGLAAVMASLDEVGLLHRDVMTVSDKTIGELVDGAPNYNREVIRPLSEPLTEQGGISILRGNLAPNGAVIKPSAATPELMQHRGKAVVFENIEHYYARIDDPELDIDASSVMVLKNCGPRGYPGMAEVGNMPLPAKLLKQGVSDMVRISDARMSGTAYGTVVLHVAPEAAAGGALALVRDGDLIELDVAGRRLELLVSDEELAIRRLDWKPPAPPEGGYQSLYVERVLQADKGCDFDFLVGRRDAGIPRHSH
- a CDS encoding SDR family NAD(P)-dependent oxidoreductase, which gives rise to MTDPIGSYATYPSLKGRSVFITGGGSGIGESLVRHFCAQGSRVAFVDLAEEPSRRLVDAIAAEGHSAPLFIPCDLRNVEELQAATTQAARHNGPIQALCNNAGNDDRHQTKDVTVAYWDDRMAVNLRHQFFAAQAVRPQMSAQGGGSIINFGSITWMVGDPDCPAYVTAKAAVYGMTRALARELGPERIRVNCMVPGWVMTERQMRLWLNPAGERQIDERQCLPDRLQPSDIARMALFLAADDSRMCTSQQFIVDAGWV
- the araD1 gene encoding AraD1 family protein, whose translation is MRLVQFRMPDGSRRVGRVSDDGNRLHPLEKTASVLDLAEAAIAEGVSIASLVEKRTGAATVDYDELLRDGRVLAPLDHPEPARFLVTGTGLTHTGSAAARNQMHVLTHGEGAEESDSLKIFRMGLEGGKPGAGKIGIQPEWFFKGVGTCIVPPGAPLPMPAFAKAGAEEAEIVGLYLNGPDGHPHRIGYALGNEYSDHVTEGENYLYLAHSKLRSCSIGPELLIGELPNEVRGYSRILRDGTVIWEQEFLSGEAHMSHSIANLEHFHFRYPMHRRPGDLHAYFFGAAVMSYASGVKTASGDEYEIQAQTFGKPLRNRMVSVPDEGLVTVTQL
- a CDS encoding ABC transporter substrate-binding protein codes for the protein MGLKKVFLRLATIGLGIGLMTSAALAANLRVLAWDGYADPDWVKDFTAATGIGVDVVFIGSDDEIWAKIKGSEGQDFDVFAVNTAQLQRYIKADLVSPIDITKLPNQKEVLPRFRDLSQVSGDTKDGKVYGIPFCFDSIGLIYDTDKVKPAPTSMSVLWDPAYKGKILAYDNGEHNFSFTALTLGYKDPFNLNEEQMAAVKAKLVELKRNVLSFYTTADEAQQIYQNNDVALIWANYGQQQVKALQKIGAHVAYINPSEGALAWLDNWVISKGVRDNAAAEKWIDFMLTKKVSGELSERTGFGNTVVESSSAGSNDKLVWLNNVEDPLKRSDMWNEVKATP
- a CDS encoding ABC transporter ATP-binding protein is translated as MNQNTDLLTLRSVSKSYGTVPVLHDIDLSIKDGEFLTVLGPSGSGKTTVLRLIGGLEPLTSGEIRLDGQDISRMPINKRPFNTVFQDYALFPHMTVSGNVGYGLSVRHVQRKEIARRVAEALELVQLGRFADRFPAQLSGGQRQRVALARALICQPRLILLDEPLAALDLELRRQMQEFLKSIQREIKTTFLFVTHDQEEAIGMADRICVMQAGHIRQLGTPHDLYYKPNCEFVARFFGENNLVAGKLGPVQGDLRSIETALGRLVCSIGGQPHLQAAPDGAAAFAAFRPEALHLADAKDSGNRFSGTIADMAFAGSSTVATIASDAGNAAQRLRLRMPSRIGGSVLRSGETVSLCFAPHEGHLVLA
- a CDS encoding ABC transporter permease, encoding MSAAATIQPPERRLSLLVTVLAFALPVIFVLVPLAIFLVYSFFSVDQGTIVYAPTLGNYVRFFTDPIFLPVFWNTIVLCLSVAVICILLAYPAAYFLTTLRGRWRYALLMLLLVPLLMSYVIKIYAIRSILGLNGFLNKALVALGILQQPSTLFVFNMNAILLTLSLLLIPFAILPIFLSLERIPQTLLRASDDLGASGLQTFLRITLPLSLPGVASAASFVFVLAIGDFLTPQMVGGISGFTFGRILYSQFGTAYNWPFGAALSVALAIVVICAILIGERFGRSRGTSI
- a CDS encoding ABC transporter permease — translated: MSALPRPATIFLAAITTLVAVLLYSPLFVPIVSSFFTISHGDVDWSSPTLSTYRALAGNDDILAALRTTLIVGICTVILSVVSGTLLALYYHGRRSGRSILQFIIFLPFLMPPIISGLALLIFFREIGLERSLLTVVIGHTVFVLAIVYRTVLMRLQSMSRTLVEASYDLGATGWQTFWRIILPNLSSAMVGGAILAFALSFDETMITILVTGTQSTLPVRLWAMMRLGFSPDINALVALILMFTVLLCVLAARFLIPRQMAAERT
- a CDS encoding FAD-binding oxidoreductase, which codes for MSPETERLLSALGDRLGEGGVLAGSAVEQRYRDDPDGKLGVLPEVVLRPRDTVGVAAALAGCNVLGQPVVVQGGRTGLAGGTRVQPGEIVLSLERMSGLAAPDAQAATVIAEAGVTLQAVQEVADGAGLMFGVDIGARGSATVGGNIATNAGGIRVLRYGMYRAQVLGLEAVLADGSVLSSLKGLPKDNSGYDLGQLFIGAEGTLGVVTRAALRLHPKPASEVNAFCALASLDAAIALLGLLRQKLGPLLSAYEVNFAPLYDIMVGSMAMSAPLPAGSPVYVLAEIQGSEPERDSERFAEVLMQAVEDGVVDDVVVSQSPREFRALWDVREDANRVLFSIKGLIGVDISIPLARMGAFLQEAETAIRAFDPNADIYVFGHLGDGNLHYQVRTVDPAAAYGIVYCGVAVAGGAVSAEHGIGLDKKQWLHLVRSDTEIATMRRLKTALDPKNILNRGRVFDLDPTAFER